In Sphingomonas panacisoli, one genomic interval encodes:
- a CDS encoding c-type cytochrome, with protein MLMLTACAPAGRDDTRVLIASQCAACHIVTGVPTARGRVGPSLVGIGRRRYIAGTLPNTPANLRRFLEHPQSVQPRGAMPELGLTPQQANAIAAYLETAGGS; from the coding sequence ATGCTGATGCTGACGGCATGCGCGCCGGCGGGGCGCGACGACACCCGCGTTTTGATCGCATCGCAATGCGCAGCCTGTCACATCGTCACCGGCGTCCCCACGGCGCGCGGCCGGGTCGGCCCTTCGCTCGTCGGCATCGGGCGACGCCGGTACATCGCCGGGACTCTGCCGAACACCCCTGCCAATCTGCGCCGGTTTCTCGAACATCCCCAGTCGGTCCAGCCGCGCGGCGCGATGCCGGAGCTTGGCCTGACGCCGCAACAGGCGAACGCGATCGCGGCTTATTTGGAGACCGCCGGAGGTTCCTGA
- the coxB gene encoding cytochrome c oxidase subunit II, protein MTGAPLGYLISAGTRAATIVPLTWFLTILSVVVCAVIGALLWFGVGRARGERAPVERRGDGLGWIRWGLALSALPMAVTLIWTMAALGRVVGPPRDARLTIDVTARQYWWEVRYADAAGSFVTANEIHIPTDTKVVVRLHGPDVIHSFWVPQLSGKTDVIPGQINVAWLEASRPGRYRGQCSEYCGLEHAQMAFEVVAERPDQFAAWRAGQQRPIPLPATPDAQRGLVVFKTQCAQCHALRGVGGGSGPDLTHLMSRAKIAAGTLDNTTGNLAGWILDPQSAKPGSKMPAQPLDGRQLNDLLALLKTLK, encoded by the coding sequence ATGACCGGTGCGCCGCTCGGCTATCTGATCAGCGCGGGCACACGCGCGGCGACAATCGTTCCGCTGACCTGGTTTCTGACGATTCTGTCGGTCGTCGTCTGCGCTGTGATCGGCGCCCTGTTGTGGTTCGGCGTCGGGCGTGCGCGCGGTGAGCGCGCGCCGGTCGAGCGGCGCGGTGATGGGCTGGGCTGGATTCGCTGGGGGTTGGCGCTGAGCGCGCTTCCAATGGCCGTGACCTTGATCTGGACCATGGCGGCGTTGGGCCGGGTCGTCGGTCCGCCGCGCGACGCGAGGCTGACGATCGACGTCACCGCGCGGCAATATTGGTGGGAAGTGCGCTACGCCGACGCGGCGGGCAGCTTCGTCACCGCCAACGAGATCCACATTCCGACCGATACCAAAGTCGTCGTCCGGCTGCATGGCCCCGACGTGATCCACAGTTTCTGGGTGCCGCAGCTATCGGGCAAGACCGACGTCATTCCTGGCCAGATCAACGTCGCTTGGCTGGAGGCCTCACGCCCGGGGCGATACCGCGGACAGTGTTCCGAATATTGCGGCCTCGAACACGCCCAGATGGCGTTCGAGGTCGTCGCCGAACGGCCTGACCAGTTTGCCGCCTGGCGTGCCGGACAACAGCGACCAATTCCCTTGCCGGCAACGCCGGACGCGCAGCGCGGCCTCGTCGTGTTCAAGACCCAATGCGCGCAATGCCATGCCTTACGCGGGGTAGGTGGCGGCAGCGGTCCGGACCTCACGCATCTGATGAGCCGCGCCAAGATCGCAGCAGGCACGCTCGACAATACCACGGGCAACCTCGCGGGCTGGATCCTCGATCCGCAATCGGCGAAGCCGGGCAGCAAGATGCCGGCGCAGCCGCTTGACGGGCGCCAACTGAACGATTTGCTCGCGCTCTTGAAGACGCTCAAATGA
- a CDS encoding c-type cytochrome codes for MIDRYHQYVLGAGTTRLLTTAIVSASLTACHGEPRTATRDAAARGAVLITQQACGSCHVIPGIEEADGKVGPPLSGFARQRMIAGAIPNTPANLILFLRSPDAVVKGSVMPGQHLSDAQLRDVAAYLGTLQ; via the coding sequence GTGATCGACCGCTATCATCAATATGTTCTCGGCGCGGGCACGACGAGGCTGCTAACGACCGCCATCGTCTCGGCTTCGCTCACTGCCTGCCATGGCGAGCCCCGAACCGCGACGCGGGATGCCGCTGCGCGGGGGGCCGTCCTGATCACGCAACAGGCGTGCGGTTCCTGTCATGTCATTCCTGGTATCGAAGAAGCCGACGGCAAGGTCGGGCCGCCGCTCAGCGGATTTGCGCGTCAGCGAATGATCGCGGGCGCGATCCCCAACACTCCCGCCAACCTCATCCTTTTCCTCCGCTCGCCCGATGCCGTGGTGAAGGGAAGCGTGATGCCCGGCCAGCATCTGAGCGACGCGCAACTTCGCGATGTCGCCGCCTATCTCGGCACGTTGCAATGA
- a CDS encoding DUF2231 domain-containing protein, translating into MARPRPLAATIFVPLHGILAAFPLAFFVAAFFSDWAYADSANMQWANFSVWLIAGGVFMAIVAAIAGIVDTMLVGDTARRRSSLHSILTILVLIVAMINGFIHSRDAWTSVVPTGIILSAITAVLVLVTGWLGYSARREVAA; encoded by the coding sequence TTGGCCCGTCCACGTCCTTTGGCAGCAACTATCTTTGTGCCACTCCACGGCATTCTGGCAGCGTTCCCGCTCGCTTTTTTCGTCGCCGCCTTTTTCAGCGACTGGGCCTACGCCGACAGCGCAAACATGCAGTGGGCCAACTTTTCGGTGTGGCTAATCGCCGGCGGCGTCTTCATGGCGATCGTCGCGGCCATCGCCGGCATCGTCGATACTATGCTGGTCGGCGATACCGCGCGTCGTCGTTCCTCGCTTCACTCCATCCTGACCATCTTGGTGCTGATCGTCGCGATGATTAACGGCTTCATTCACAGCCGCGATGCGTGGACATCGGTGGTTCCGACCGGGATCATTCTTTCGGCAATTACGGCGGTGCTGGTGCTGGTCACGGGATGGCTCGGCTATTCCGCGCGCCGGGAAGTGGCGGCATGA
- a CDS encoding cytochrome c oxidase assembly protein, translating into MSGAVYCGAPPLPDTLIARFNLDPVLIAALVAVAALHLRANPSMARRVLIGWGVAAAALISPLCALSVSLFAARIAQHMILLLAAAPLVASALPCWRTIATPRSLWSANAAFLALLWFWHMPNPYTATFASPAVYWAMHLSLSASGVWLWVALLRQHTPQALAAGTLASVQMGLLGAVISLASWPMYAPHYLTTEVWGLTPIQDQQLGGTLMWVPGCLLFLGIAVRSLAKMWRSMDEAAA; encoded by the coding sequence ATGAGCGGGGCGGTGTATTGCGGCGCGCCGCCGCTGCCCGACACGTTGATCGCGCGGTTCAATCTTGATCCGGTGCTGATCGCAGCGTTGGTGGCAGTCGCGGCGCTCCATCTGCGAGCCAACCCATCGATGGCGCGGCGAGTCCTTATCGGCTGGGGAGTGGCCGCGGCGGCGCTGATCTCGCCGCTATGTGCTTTGTCGGTGTCGCTGTTCGCCGCGCGGATTGCGCAACACATGATCCTGCTGCTGGCCGCCGCGCCGTTGGTCGCGAGCGCTTTGCCGTGTTGGCGCACGATCGCGACGCCGCGGTCGCTGTGGAGCGCGAACGCCGCGTTCCTTGCGCTCCTGTGGTTCTGGCATATGCCCAACCCTTACACGGCAACCTTCGCTTCGCCGGCGGTCTACTGGGCGATGCATTTGAGCCTGTCCGCAAGTGGCGTTTGGCTGTGGGTGGCCTTGCTGCGACAGCACACACCCCAGGCGCTCGCCGCGGGAACGCTGGCATCGGTCCAGATGGGATTACTCGGCGCCGTGATCAGCTTGGCCTCATGGCCGATGTACGCGCCGCACTATCTCACGACCGAGGTGTGGGGCCTGACGCCTATTCAGGACCAGCAGCTCGGCGGCACGCTGATGTGGGTGCCGGGATGCCTGCTGTTCCTTGGGATCGCGGTGCGGTCGCTCGCCAAAATGTGGCGGTCGATGGATGAAGCGGCGGCATGA
- a CDS encoding PQQ-dependent sugar dehydrogenase, protein MKTRAFTVSSAMLLLAACSSGGGNTDDQVGPNPKLPAINQYLVPPMHVASVEPWANGATPTVAAGLQISAFATGFHNVRSVYTLPNGDVLAVEAKAPEEPVTRPKDIVVGFIQGFGHSKVKGESRITLLRDADGDGKPEVRTVLINHLNAPFGVALVGGDLYVADTDAILRFPYQPGETRITAKPTVLTELPGGPIDHHWTKSLVASPDGTKLYVGIGSNSNITENGMEAEKDRARIWEVDRVTGAHRAFATGLRNPNGLSFEPTSNQLWAVVNERDELGPNLVPDYMTSVRDGAFYGWPYSYFGQNIDPRVEPQRPDLVARAIPPDYALSSHVAPLGMTFSANAAALPPQYRSGAFVGEHGSWNRGQLNGYKVVYIAFANGRPAGKPIDVVTGFVKDGKAQGRPVGVAIDGRGALLIADDAGNVVWRVSGR, encoded by the coding sequence ATGAAGACGCGAGCATTCACCGTATCGTCGGCGATGTTGCTGCTCGCCGCCTGCAGCAGCGGGGGTGGTAACACCGACGACCAGGTCGGTCCCAACCCCAAATTGCCCGCCATCAACCAATATCTCGTTCCGCCGATGCACGTGGCGAGCGTAGAGCCCTGGGCAAACGGCGCGACACCGACCGTGGCGGCCGGATTGCAGATATCGGCCTTCGCGACCGGGTTCCACAATGTCCGATCGGTCTATACGCTGCCCAATGGAGACGTCCTCGCCGTCGAAGCCAAGGCGCCCGAGGAACCCGTCACCCGGCCGAAGGATATCGTCGTCGGGTTCATACAGGGGTTCGGTCATTCCAAGGTGAAGGGCGAAAGCCGCATCACGCTGCTGCGCGACGCGGACGGCGACGGCAAACCGGAGGTGCGCACTGTCCTGATCAATCATCTCAACGCGCCGTTCGGCGTCGCGCTGGTCGGCGGCGATCTCTACGTCGCGGACACCGACGCGATCTTGCGCTTCCCGTATCAGCCCGGCGAGACCCGGATTACCGCCAAACCGACCGTCCTGACGGAGTTGCCCGGTGGCCCGATCGACCATCACTGGACCAAGAGCCTGGTCGCCAGCCCCGACGGTACCAAGCTTTATGTCGGCATCGGATCGAACAGCAACATCACCGAAAACGGCATGGAGGCCGAAAAGGATCGCGCGCGCATCTGGGAGGTGGATCGTGTGACCGGCGCGCATCGCGCCTTCGCGACCGGGCTGCGCAACCCGAACGGGCTGTCGTTCGAACCGACGAGCAATCAATTATGGGCGGTCGTCAACGAACGCGATGAACTCGGGCCGAATCTCGTTCCGGACTATATGACATCGGTGCGGGACGGCGCGTTCTACGGTTGGCCGTACAGCTATTTTGGTCAGAACATAGATCCTCGTGTCGAACCACAGCGGCCCGATCTTGTCGCGCGTGCGATCCCACCCGATTACGCGCTGAGTTCGCACGTCGCCCCGCTTGGTATGACGTTCAGCGCGAACGCCGCTGCGTTGCCGCCGCAATATCGCAGTGGTGCGTTCGTCGGCGAACATGGCAGCTGGAACCGCGGTCAGCTCAATGGCTACAAGGTCGTCTACATAGCGTTTGCAAATGGTCGTCCGGCCGGCAAGCCGATCGATGTCGTCACCGGCTTCGTCAAGGACGGTAAGGCGCAGGGCCGGCCGGTCGGCGTCGCGATAGACGGTCGCGGCGCGCTGCTGATTGCGGACGATGCCGGTAATGTCGTCTGGCGCGTAAGCGGCCGGTAG
- the ctaD gene encoding cytochrome c oxidase subunit I produces the protein MRPAATRTPEIGDDTPKLRARLHPIWDATPGWRGWFTTVDHKEIGLRYIVTAFLLLALGGLEALAIRLQLMGPELRLLTPAQYNQLFTMHGITMIFLFASPILSGFSNFLWPLLLGARDMAFPRLNAFSYWAYLAAALFLHAGFVSGNGPDDGWFNYVPYADRAFSPGPGQDFYALGMVLLGISTSVGAANFVVTAFKMRAPGMSINRMPILIWGTLTASVANLVVVPAVSLAFFLLWMDRQFGTAFFRPAGGGQPLLWQHLFWIFGHPWVYAIVLPAMGMVSDGLPVFCRRPLVGYSLVALSTVATMILGFGVWVHHMFATGLPGLSLSFFSGASIVITVPSAVAVFAWLATIWTGKPYVTTAFLFFASMVLLFVIGGVSGFMTASVPVDWQLTDTYFVVAHLHFVLVGINVFPVVGATYFWFPKLTGRMMDEQLGRWNFWTMFLGFNLGFLPMHLTGLLGMPRRVWTYPAGIGWSTLNMITTIGSFAFAVGVLLFFVNVAKSWRRGAKAEADPWGGPTLEWAVASPPAPYNFAVIPTIASRHPLWEEELDESRGRSSLARGMTLDRGKEAITTTPMDAEPDRIVEMPEDSWAPVALAVALQVLFVALLAKFWAAIAIGGLLVLGALLLWLWPQRALLEREPAHG, from the coding sequence ATGAGGCCGGCCGCGACGCGGACGCCGGAGATCGGCGACGACACGCCGAAACTCCGCGCGCGTCTACACCCGATCTGGGATGCCACGCCTGGCTGGCGCGGATGGTTTACGACAGTCGACCACAAGGAAATCGGCCTGCGATATATCGTCACCGCGTTCCTCCTGCTCGCGCTTGGCGGACTGGAGGCGCTGGCGATCAGGTTGCAGCTGATGGGCCCCGAGCTGCGGCTGTTGACGCCGGCGCAGTACAACCAGCTGTTCACGATGCACGGCATCACGATGATCTTTCTGTTCGCATCGCCCATCTTGTCGGGCTTCTCGAACTTTCTGTGGCCACTATTGCTCGGCGCGCGCGACATGGCGTTTCCGCGGCTCAATGCGTTCAGCTATTGGGCGTATCTCGCCGCCGCTTTGTTTCTCCACGCCGGTTTCGTGAGCGGCAACGGGCCGGACGACGGCTGGTTCAACTATGTGCCTTATGCCGATCGCGCGTTCAGCCCGGGCCCGGGCCAGGATTTTTACGCGCTCGGCATGGTGCTGCTCGGCATTTCGACGAGCGTGGGCGCGGCGAACTTCGTCGTAACCGCGTTCAAGATGCGCGCCCCCGGCATGTCGATCAACCGCATGCCGATCCTGATCTGGGGGACGCTGACCGCCAGCGTCGCGAACCTCGTCGTCGTGCCTGCGGTCAGCTTGGCCTTCTTCCTGCTATGGATGGACCGCCAATTCGGCACCGCCTTCTTCCGGCCGGCGGGCGGCGGCCAGCCATTGCTGTGGCAGCACCTGTTCTGGATCTTCGGGCACCCCTGGGTCTATGCGATCGTGCTGCCGGCGATGGGCATGGTGTCGGACGGGTTGCCGGTGTTCTGCCGGCGGCCGCTGGTCGGCTATTCGCTGGTCGCGCTATCGACGGTGGCGACGATGATCCTGGGGTTCGGCGTGTGGGTCCATCACATGTTCGCGACCGGGTTGCCGGGCCTGAGCCTGTCCTTCTTCTCGGGCGCGTCGATCGTCATCACCGTGCCCAGCGCGGTCGCGGTGTTCGCGTGGTTGGCGACGATTTGGACCGGCAAGCCCTATGTCACGACCGCCTTCCTGTTCTTCGCCTCAATGGTCCTGTTGTTCGTGATCGGCGGCGTGTCGGGGTTCATGACCGCCAGCGTGCCGGTCGACTGGCAATTGACCGACACCTATTTCGTCGTCGCGCACCTTCATTTCGTGCTCGTCGGGATCAACGTATTTCCGGTGGTCGGCGCGACCTATTTCTGGTTCCCCAAGCTGACCGGGCGGATGATGGACGAGCAGCTGGGGCGGTGGAATTTCTGGACGATGTTCCTCGGGTTCAATCTGGGGTTCCTGCCGATGCATCTGACCGGACTGCTCGGCATGCCGCGGCGCGTGTGGACCTATCCGGCGGGCATTGGTTGGTCGACGCTCAACATGATCACGACGATCGGCAGCTTCGCGTTCGCGGTCGGCGTGCTGCTGTTCTTCGTCAACGTCGCGAAGAGCTGGCGGCGCGGCGCGAAAGCCGAGGCCGATCCGTGGGGCGGGCCGACGCTCGAATGGGCGGTCGCGTCCCCGCCGGCACCATATAATTTCGCCGTGATTCCAACGATCGCCTCGCGTCACCCGCTGTGGGAGGAGGAACTTGACGAAAGCCGCGGCCGGTCGTCGCTCGCACGCGGCATGACGCTGGACCGCGGCAAGGAGGCGATCACCACTACCCCAATGGATGCCGAGCCCGATCGCATCGTGGAGATGCCCGAAGACAGCTGGGCACCGGTGGCACTCGCCGTTGCATTGCAGGTGCTGTTCGTCGCTTTGCTCGCCAAGTTTTGGGCGGCGATCGCGATCGGTGGATTGCTGGTGCTTGGCGCCTTGTTGCTGTGGCTCTGGCCGCAACGCGCGCTGCTCGAACGCGAGCCGGCGCATGGCTGA
- a CDS encoding c-type cytochrome, translating to MIRATLKQLGPGWLLGVATVAVAGAIYFLLVITGITFNTSATQPHSKLFAWGVHVTMTNSVRRRSTGPVPRLARDDATLLSGARLYETRCLSCHGGPGTPRADWARAMLPTPPYLLDAPKRWTHAELYTLVHDGVKMTGMPAWGEVQSDEQVAQVVAFVEAMGVMTPDQFTRWRQRARSPQEPPAVSK from the coding sequence ATGATAAGGGCGACGCTGAAGCAGCTGGGACCAGGATGGCTACTCGGCGTTGCCACAGTCGCGGTGGCGGGCGCGATCTATTTCCTTCTCGTCATCACCGGCATCACGTTTAACACCAGCGCCACGCAGCCGCATTCGAAGTTGTTCGCTTGGGGTGTGCACGTCACGATGACCAATTCGGTGCGTCGCCGGTCAACCGGCCCGGTGCCGCGGCTGGCACGCGACGACGCGACGTTGCTCTCGGGCGCGCGGCTGTACGAGACCAGGTGCCTGTCGTGCCACGGCGGTCCGGGTACGCCCCGCGCGGATTGGGCACGCGCGATGCTGCCGACGCCGCCCTATCTGCTCGACGCGCCGAAGCGGTGGACGCATGCGGAGCTCTACACCTTGGTGCATGACGGCGTGAAGATGACGGGCATGCCGGCTTGGGGCGAAGTTCAGTCGGATGAGCAAGTCGCCCAGGTCGTCGCGTTCGTCGAGGCGATGGGCGTCATGACGCCCGATCAGTTCACTCGGTGGCGGCAACGCGCGCGGTCGCCTCAGGAACCTCCGGCGGTCTCCAAATAA
- a CDS encoding cytochrome c oxidase subunit 3 produces MADRVIAQPAALPVGPIGRHGLGQWGIGALIASEAALFSYLLFAYYYTAASAQPGWLLEARPAMWPALPNTVLLLASSFVAWFGEKGVEKGNRAQALAGLGGAFVMGAVFATVQMKEWADKPYRPDTSSYASLYFTTTGLHMAHVVAGLIILAIMGLWVALDYFSPRRRIVVSAGILYWHFVDIVWLFVFTTYYLTPWLGFGR; encoded by the coding sequence ATGGCTGACCGCGTCATCGCTCAGCCTGCCGCCTTGCCGGTCGGCCCGATCGGCCGGCACGGGCTTGGACAATGGGGCATCGGCGCGTTGATCGCGAGCGAAGCGGCTTTGTTCTCCTATCTGCTGTTCGCTTACTATTACACCGCCGCCAGCGCCCAGCCCGGCTGGCTGCTTGAGGCGCGGCCGGCGATGTGGCCGGCGCTGCCCAATACGGTTCTGCTGCTCGCTTCGAGTTTCGTCGCCTGGTTTGGCGAGAAAGGCGTCGAGAAGGGCAATCGCGCGCAGGCTCTAGCGGGGCTCGGCGGCGCCTTTGTCATGGGCGCGGTGTTCGCCACGGTACAAATGAAGGAATGGGCCGATAAGCCGTACCGACCCGATACGTCGAGCTATGCCTCGCTTTATTTCACCACGACCGGGCTGCACATGGCGCACGTGGTTGCCGGGCTGATCATCCTTGCGATAATGGGGCTGTGGGTGGCACTCGACTATTTCTCGCCGCGCCGCCGGATCGTCGTCTCGGCGGGCATTCTCTACTGGCATTTCGTCGATATCGTCTGGCTGTTCGTGTTTACGACCTATTATCTGACCCCGTGGCTGGGGTTCGGTCGATGA